DNA from Candidatus Hydrogenedentota bacterium:
GAGGCTGGAAACCATTCTCTCTTCATTATCGGTGTTCATCGGTGGTTGCTCTTTGGGGGCGCAGTTCCCCCGCCCGCGACTAAGGGCGCAGGCATGCCTTGGCGGCTCCCCCCTATTGTGCGAGTGGTTCCGGAGGGGGGAACCACCGATGAACACCGATGAACACCGATAAAGCGTGCGGAGGCAGGGGGGGCGTTCCCAGGGAAGCCCTTTCTTCAACGACATTCCCGCCTCCGGGCGGTCAGGGGCTCGCAATGACAGGGGCATCGTTCGCGATGACGGGTTGAGCGGCGGTCTCGCGTTGGAATGAAGACGAGGCCGGCGGGACGCCGGCGGTACGGCAAGGGCGCCCCGCCGGGCCATCTCGTACCGCTGGCGTCCCGCCGGCCCTGTCTTTGATTTTTCCTGTTTCGCCGCCCATGTCCCCCTGCGCGCCCGGGTCCCCGGCTTGGTTCGTGACGGAGGCTTCGTGTACATTGGGTTGAAAAGAAGGAAGCCTGTCCCATGAATCTCCTCGTTTGTCCGTTGGTGTGCCTGACGGCGGCCCTTTCCCCGGTGCCGGAGCCGGAACATTGGGCGCACCGTCTCCAGCATAACGACCCGAACCTTGTCGTGGACCTCGGCGTGGGGCTGTGGGCGATCCCACTGCCCATGGACTATGACGGGGACGGGGATATGGACCTGCTGGTGTCCAGCGCGGATGTGCCGGCGCGGGGCGTTCAGTTCTTCGAGAATGACGGCTCGGGCGTGTTTCAGCCGGGCATCCTGCTGGACACGGAGAAGCGCCCCAATGTGACGGTTTCCTATGTGGACGGGGTGCCGAGGGTGTGCGAGCCGGGGAAATGGTATGCCGACTTTCCGAAGAACGGCTATGCCGCCCCCAAAGATGTTCCCTTCAAGCCGGATTTTCATATTGGCCGGGCCAACCAATGGCGGTTCGCGGACTATGACGGGGACGGCGCGGTGGACCTCATCCTCGGCATCAGCGACTGGCGGGACTACGGCTGGGACGACGCCTATGACGCCGACGGCCGCTGGACCGCCGGGCCGATTCACGGGTACGTGTATCTGGTCCGAAACACCGGAACCACGGAGGCTCCCCAATACGGGGCGGCCGTGAAGGTGGAGGCCGGCGGCAAGCCGGTGGATGTGTTCGGCTGTCCCTCGCCCAACTTTGTGGACTGGGACGGCGACGGGGACCTGGACCTTGTCTGCGGCTCTTTCCTGGACACCATCACCCTGTTTGAGAACACGGGCACCCGAACGGCCCCCGTGTATGCCGCGGGTCGGCCGTTGCTGTGCGGTTCGGAACCGCTCCGGATGGAACTGCAGATGCTCCAGGTCGCCGCCCTGGACTGGGACGGCGACGGGGACCCGGACCTCGTGGTGGGCAAGGAGGACGGGCGCGTGGCCCTGGTGGAGAACGACGGCGGCACCGTAAAGCTGCCCGTCTATTTCAAGCAGCGCGCGCGGCATGTGAAGTGCGGTGCCCTGAGCGCGCCCGTGGGCGCGGACTGGGATGGCGACGGCGACGAGGACATCCTCTGCGGAAACACGGCGGGGTTCGTGGAGTTCATCGAAAACCTCGGCGGGAATCCGGTGCGGTGGGCGGCCCCGGTGCGGCTGGAGGCCGGCGGGGAGGTCATCCGCTTCCAAGCCGGCCCCAACCTCTCCATTCAGGGCCCGGCCGAGGCGAAATGGGGCTACACCACCTTCTCCGTCGGGGACTGGGACGGCGACGGCCTGCTGGACCTCGTCTGCAACAGCATCATCGGGCGGGTCGTCTGGTTCCGGAACATCGGGTTGAAGGGCACCCCTCGCCTTGCCCCGGCGGAACCGGTTCGGGTGGTGTGGGAAGGGGAGACCCCGAAGCCGGGCTGGGTCTGGTGGACCCCCGAACCGGGCACCCTGGCCACCCAGTGGCGGACCACCCCGGTTATGGCCGATTTCAACGGCGACGGCCTCATGGACCTGGTCATGCTGGACCACGAGGGCTTTCTGGCCTTCTTTGAACGCACGGAACGGGACGGTGCGCGGATACTGCTCCCCGGCAAACGGGTGTTTCTGGCGGAGGACGCGAAACGGGAGGGGGCCTTTGACAGCAATGGACGCCCCACCTCCGCGGACTTTGACAAGGACGGCGAAAACGACTACTTCATGCGCGGCCC
Protein-coding regions in this window:
- a CDS encoding VCBS repeat-containing protein — translated: MNLLVCPLVCLTAALSPVPEPEHWAHRLQHNDPNLVVDLGVGLWAIPLPMDYDGDGDMDLLVSSADVPARGVQFFENDGSGVFQPGILLDTEKRPNVTVSYVDGVPRVCEPGKWYADFPKNGYAAPKDVPFKPDFHIGRANQWRFADYDGDGAVDLILGISDWRDYGWDDAYDADGRWTAGPIHGYVYLVRNTGTTEAPQYGAAVKVEAGGKPVDVFGCPSPNFVDWDGDGDLDLVCGSFLDTITLFENTGTRTAPVYAAGRPLLCGSEPLRMELQMLQVAALDWDGDGDPDLVVGKEDGRVALVENDGGTVKLPVYFKQRARHVKCGALSAPVGADWDGDGDEDILCGNTAGFVEFIENLGGNPVRWAAPVRLEAGGEVIRFQAGPNLSIQGPAEAKWGYTTFSVGDWDGDGLLDLVCNSIIGRVVWFRNIGLKGTPRLAPAEPVRVVWEGETPKPGWVWWTPEPGTLATQWRTTPVMADFNGDGLMDLVMLDHEGFLAFFERTERDGARILLPGKRVFLAEDAKREGAFDSNGRPTSADFDKDGENDYFMRGPNGETLFRCRDRKTDRDALRTAGGLLPHPLDKGVLRPLPGPVPVRMNVSWAGGSGRRKLALTDWDGDGDLDVLVNSPSVTLLRNLGAAEGGVLLRDEGPLTPHVLAGHDTSPGLLDLEGDGLPGLVIGAEDGYLYHYPRTPDGS